A DNA window from Ipomoea triloba cultivar NCNSP0323 chromosome 10, ASM357664v1 contains the following coding sequences:
- the LOC116032915 gene encoding GDT1-like protein 5, with protein MSLSVAQGFTKSLAMTVLSEIGDKTFFAAAILAMRHPRRLVLAGCLSALIVMTILSAVVGWAAPNLISRKWTHHITSILFLGFGLWSLWDAFNDGESEELAEVEAELDADLKANAGAAKDRDKDNKDTDNLKKQRRPLLTKFFSPILLKAFSITFFGEWGDKSQIATIGLAADENPLGVVLGGILGQALCTIAAVLGGKSLASQISERAIALAGGVLFIVFGIQSLLSPVD; from the exons ATGAGTCTCTCCGTCGCACAG GGTTTCACGAAGTCGCTGGCGATGACTGTGCTCTCCGAAATCGGGGACAAGACGTTCTTCGCAGCTGCG atATTGGCAATGCGTCATCCGAGGAGACTTGTCTTGGCAGGTTGCCTTTCAGCTTTAATT GTGATGACCATTCTATCTGCCGTTGTTGGTTGGGCTGCTCCCAATTTG ATCTCTCGAAAATGGACCCATCATATCACAAGTATATTGTTTTTGGGGTTTGGGCTATGGTCATTATGGGATGCCTTTAATGATGG GGAGTCTGAAGAATTGGCTGAAGTCGAAGCAGAACTG GATGCTGATCTCAAAGCAAATGCCGGGGCAGCCAAAGACAGGGATAAGGACAATAAG GACACTGACAATTTGAAAAAGCAGAGGAGGCCACTGCTCACTAAATTTTTCTCACCGATTCTTCTAAAG GCATTTTCGATTACCTTTTTTGGGGAATGGGGTGACAAGAGCCAG ATTGCCACCATTGGTCTGGCTGCAGATGAGAACCCATTGGGTGTTGTTCTTGGAGGAATCCT TGGACAAGCTTTATGTACTATTGCTGCCGTATTGGGGGGAAAGAGCTTGGCATCTCAGATTTCTGAGAGAGCA ATTGCCCTTGCTGGTGGAGTTCTTTTCATTGTGTTTGGCATTCAGTCCCTCCTTTCACCAGTTGACTAA